A region of the Thiomicrorhabdus sp. genome:
AAGACCAGCATCTGTACGACACTTATTGATAGCACCTTCTAGAGTAACTACCTTATTAGCTTTATCATCAAAGTATGGATACTTTACACGTATCTTAGATACGTCTGAACCAAAACATTTTTCAAATACAGCTTTGTCTTTATTCCAAGCAGCTTCACCAGCATCAATGGCATCTAAATAAGGAGGGAATTCTTCTGCTGCTTCCCATTGAGCAAATTTGTCGGCACTATAAATATATGCGCCATTAATATATTCTTCAGGTGCAATTTTTGGATTTTTTGCTTTGAAGTAATCAACGATTTGTTGACGATCCATTTCTGGATCAACAGCCAATGCCGATGTTGAAGCGGCACCTACTGTCACACCTAATGTTAAGGCGATTAGTAGTGTTTTTTTCATTCCAATCCTCCGTCCGAGAGCTCTGTATATTTCTAATTATTATTATTGTAGAGGTTGGTATTAGCCCAAAGGCTAATACCTAAGGTTAAATCACTATTATTTTAGTTTAATAGAGTGAGTACCTTTTTCACCAGTGTTGTCAGCTAGAGAGATAGTAACTTCGTCACCAGCATTAGCTTTAACTTTTACTTCCATGTATGGGTTAGCAGAAACTGCACCAGACCACTGAGCATCAACAGCAACAGTACCGTTTACAGAAACTGTAACTAAATCGATGTACTTAGCTGGATATGGCTTACCAGTTTTTTTGTTCATACGAACACCAGATTCCATTGGATGCTTGATTAGAGCTTTAACTGCAGCTACGCCACCTTTAGTTTTACCACGCATTCTAATTTTAATAGACATGTTATTTCCTTTTAATAATTTGATTCGTTGTAGAAATTAAGTAATTTCAGTGGGGATTAACCACCACAACCACCGATTGTTACTTTAACTTCTTGTTCAGCTTTAAGTAGTTTCCCACCAGCTTTAACAACGGCAATAACATTCATTGTTTGACCCATTTTGATACGTGTTGAAACGTAACCAATTGCAGATGCACCGAAAGTATATTCACATACTAAAGGCATTGGGTTTTTGCTAGCCATGATAGCGATAGATTCAACACCATCGATACCAGAAGCATCAACTGTGATTGGAGTTACAGCACCGTTTTCTGCAATAGCTGGTGCTTTTAATTTGATATCACCAGATTCTGCAGCACTTGTTGTACCATATACGCCGTTTAATGCGTCATCAGTAGTCTTAGCAGCGAATGCTTTTGCATTATAATCTGCGGCTAATACTGTGCTAGGTGTAAGAAGACCAGCGTTTACAGCTACTGCTGCAACACCAGTTGCTAGAGTACCTTTAAGGAAAGATCTACGTTTCATAAGGATTTAAACTCCCGGTTAAGGTTTAATAAAAATTATAGAGTATAAATGTAATCAACAATTTTGCTGATTTCACTATCTGATAAGATACCGTTTTTCCCGAATGCAGGCATCATGCTGTTAGGCACGTGTGTTCCAGGCTTACCCCATACTTTGTCGTATAGCTTTTGCTTATCAGGGTAGCGAAGTTTCATCGCGATTAAAGCAGGACCAATGTTACCTGGCATAGCACCATCGCCAGCCATGTGACATGCTAGACAGTTACCTTTTGATCGGCTGTATGCTAGCTTCTTACCTTCTTCAACCGTTGAAGCACCTTTCTCCGCTGCTTGAACAGCATTAATTGGTGCTGCAACTACCGCAGTTGAAATAGCTAAAGCTGTCAACAGTTG
Encoded here:
- the soxZ gene encoding thiosulfate oxidation carrier complex protein SoxZ — protein: MSIKIRMRGKTKGGVAAVKALIKHPMESGVRMNKKTGKPYPAKYIDLVTVSVNGTVAVDAQWSGAVSANPYMEVKVKANAGDEVTISLADNTGEKGTHSIKLK
- the soxY gene encoding thiosulfate oxidation carrier protein SoxY, which encodes MKRRSFLKGTLATGVAAVAVNAGLLTPSTVLAADYNAKAFAAKTTDDALNGVYGTTSAAESGDIKLKAPAIAENGAVTPITVDASGIDGVESIAIMASKNPMPLVCEYTFGASAIGYVSTRIKMGQTMNVIAVVKAGGKLLKAEQEVKVTIGGCGG
- the soxX gene encoding sulfur oxidation c-type cytochrome SoxX; translated protein: MMNSKMKQLLTALAISTAVVAAPINAVQAAEKGASTVEEGKKLAYSRSKGNCLACHMAGDGAMPGNIGPALIAMKLRYPDKQKLYDKVWGKPGTHVPNSMMPAFGKNGILSDSEISKIVDYIYTL